TAGACTGCTAACAGTTCCAGATAGTTAATGTGATTTTTACGTTCTATATCAGTCCATTGACCTCCGGTTTTCTCACCATCCGAGGCAGCACCCCACCCGGTAGTGGATGCATCGGTAAATATTTCTTGTATATAGTTATACTTTTGAACAGGGTTAAAGGCTgtcaaaatgttatttttccacCACCGTAAATCATCACGCACACTATCTGGAACTGCCATAAACTTATCGTAATCATCATTAGATTTAAGTAAAGCCAAATATTTTGCTCTCTCCATTGACTTAGTGTAAAGCCAACCATATGTGATTGCCGGGCATGCAGCTGTAAGTGTGCCTAGAAGGCTTGCGAACTCACGAATACGAATGTCTTTAgtatttaacaatttatttgtGCGTTCTAAAATATTGTTCCGTTTTTTTTGTGGTAATTTTAAACACATCATTTTAGAATCTAGAACAAAACCTAAATATGTACTTTCTTTTTCCGGAATCAAATTGCTTTTAGTATAGTTAATAATGAATCCTAACTTTTCTAGGCATTCAATAGTTTGGTTAgcattttttaaacaatcttCTTTAGTATGTCCTATACAAAGTATATCATCGAGATATCTTACAGACTGAAAACCTAATGTTCTTAAATATGCCGCGACcggttgtaatatttttgtaaaaatatacggAGCTGAAGAGAGCCCGAATGGGAGAGCCATAAATTCATATATCTTATCCATAAAAGAGAAACGtaaaaattttctatgagactgGTGAATAGGCAATAACAAATATGCTTCTTTCAAATCGATATTTATCATATAGCATTCTTCCGTAATAAGCTTTGTCGCTGTTCTGATATCTTCCATTTTAAAATGTTCAGTgtgaacatatttatttaattttttaaggttTAAAATAAACCTCATACTTCCGTCACTTTTTGGAACAAGGAAGATATCAGACAGAAACTGGCCCGGTTCGGGTTGACACTCTTTTATTGCATTAATATTAGTTAAATGTAATAGTTCTTTTTCAATCAGCGATCTGTCAGAGATGGAAAAAGACTTCTTAGGGTAACTTTTAGGATCTTGTTTAGGTATTGTTATAAAGGGAATTTTGTAACCTTGTATCgtatttagaataaatttatCATTAGTTATGGACTCCCacgcatttaaaaaatattttaaacgacCAGCATGTACCTGTGAGTCTATGTTTGTGGCTGGTTGGCTGACGGGCGCGCTGCCTGCGCCGCTTGTCGCCTCGGTGGCGGAGGCGCCGGCGGCGGATGCTGCGTCTGTCGCCGGAATGCCGTGTTGTGGGCTGGGGGCGCTCGGCGCCTGGGCTGGTAGTACGAGTATCCTCGGAGCCCACCGCCGCGGCCGGGATACGGCAGCTGGCCGCCTCGCTGTAGGCGTGGGCGTGACGGTGGGGGCCTCCAGTTTAAACCGGAACTTGAAGCAGATGCTGTGGGTGCTGCTTGAATCAACTGCCCAGTTTTCTTGATGCCGCGGGAGCTTTTAACTAAATCGCCAAGCTTTTCGCCAAATAAAAAGCTATCCCTTTTCCTATCTTTGAAAGGGTCAATGAGCGATTTGTCAACCAGTGGAATTACGACAGACCGACGAGTTTCAGTTTCGGCGAAGTGAGCGTCGGCAACTAATTTTCCGACGTCGCTTAGCGTACGTATAGCTTCAGCTATATTAGGCTCCTTTTTCAAAAGGGAGTTCATAGCCTTGCCTAGACCTGAAAGGGCTTTTCCAATCTGCTGTTGTTTGGCAAGAATCCTATTATCTCTATTTCTAGATGCCTCGGTCAGCATGGCGGCTATTTCCGGATTCAGAGTTGGGGCTTTTGAAAAAGGTACGTTTTTtggaaataagtattttttatgtaattcttcCTTTGCTTCTTTTTTTAGCCCATTCAAAAGGATGTGCTGAAAATGTTTAGCAATATCTTCGTGAATGTTGTCGCCCCACTCAACAGTGTCTGGCTCAAACTCGCCTAAGGCTCGTAATAAATCGGGATCAAAATCCTCGGTGACAACGGTGATCTCGTCATTGGTATTTGTTTCGGCAGGAACTAAATCCTTTTGCACGTCTGTATTGCTAGGCGCCGAATTTTCTGCTTCGGCATGAACTTCTGCGGTACATTGGACCACGTGACTAGCAGGGGCAGCTAATATAGCAGATTCCGTTTCCAATTTATCTggaaatttataaataagcaTTTAGCAGAATAAACGCATGTAATTCACACACGAGTGATTAACAGAGCCGTAATAGACAAAAAATATGGCTATAGAAAAAAGGTATATCTACCTTCAATTGCATCATCGTAAATGTACTCGTCATATTGCGCAGCGGAACCTGCAGGCTCATAACACGTGTCTCGTTCGTATTCTTCATGATCTGTAAAAtgccataataatattaaaaacccGTGGTTAATCACGTAATATACGTTTAAGTACCTACGCAACAAAACATGGAGGTACttttgttttacaaataaaatttgtactttcCACTACAAATGCAGTGAAGGAAAAAATTGCTACGGGTTAATATCTCGTATTAACTCTGAGCAGAAAAGGGCTGTTGGCCAATATCGCGTATTGGCTCGAAgcgaaaaaacattaaataatggCATATTTTATCACAACGAACGAATCACTTGAACTTACCTTCAATTATATCATGTTCATCGTCCGAGTAAACAACACGGTGAACGTTCTGTTTTTCTTTTAACTTTGcctggtatttttttattcttctgCGCCATTTGTCCTCTTCCGCCTCGTCCCTTTTACGCTTAGGCATCGTACCTAACACTTTAACAACTCGtagaacttattttaatactaggtGCGAATGCCGCGCGCGCACGAACAATAATGAGGTCGCTAGCTGCTGGCAGACCTTATATAAGGTAGCGTTGCGGGTAGGTATCGAAAAGTTTTTTCCTTTTTACCCTCCTTCAGCGCTAAAATACTGGTGCGAGTAGGTTCGCAAGTTGCTCTGGACATAACTACATtagtaaaacataatatttttaaatctaagAGACGAAGACAAgataatgtctgataaagtcataaatataaacaaagtacggcccgcgtcaacttcgttaactactatgtggcccttggctgccaaaaggttgccgaccgctgctgtaGGCCATTAAGTCCTCCACACAGTCGGGAATGTCGGGATCATCTGCAATTGCCCATCATGGCCATTGGTGTAGAGGTGCCAATAGATGGGAATACACTACGATCCTGTTCTCGTCCGTGACTGTACAATTTTGGACTCTGGTTTCGAAGGGAAGGCGTCAAATCAAACACCTCGTTTATTAGAAACAGTAGTATGTTTAATCGGGCTGAACTAAACTCCACACAAATCCTCTCaaagtacaaaaataaatttaaatatcttatgaAGTCCACGATAGACCACCGTTCGCTAGTTGTAGAAATCAAAAGTGACATCTACCGGGAAATTGAGTAAACCACATTAACTAGGCGTTTTATACATACCGCCCACCAAGGACAACATGTCCTTCATCATAACCGCCCACCATGAAGTAACCAAGGAATCAAAATTGAACTGAACACAAATCTAAAGTGGTGGGTTCAGTTTTCTTTAACACACTAGTTTGCATAAACACAACATAAAACACAATACTCATCTTCACAGACATAACATAAACTCTTAGTAAGTATGTAACAATAATAATGCACCTACATGTAAATTATCTAATAACTCCTTAGAATAGGTTAATGTAACTGTTAAGACGCAGCTTTGAACTAAAGTTACTTAACTCACAAAAGAACTCATAACAATACTCGTATTGTATTTTAACAAAACACAGAACTATTAATGAGTGTTGTTGAGTAATTCTGCCGAAAATCACACTTCATAAAAGACAAAAGAAGATTGAGGTAGATTACTTTAAGTTCCATGTTCTTCAAAAGATATCCTCAACTTCAGACTTTTCTAGAAATTTGTACAGTAAATAACGGGaactaaaattgtaaatattgccCGTTGTAAGTGATGAACTGTACTTATTCACTTTACATTTGTATGTTTTTGACAACTACGTTGTGATCTAATTTAAAGTGAAGATACGACCATCTGGATTTCAAGATTCTACAAGAATAAATAACTAATCAAGGTAAGTaagacattattaaattgtaaataaatcatGCTTCAAATATACCAAAATAATTATGCTTTTCTTTATATATCTCGTTGCTGTTTTAAAACGtgatatacaatatacattttGAATACTAATTTCTCTTATGTTTCAGGTAGCGACAGCATCAGTAGTGCCATCGAGTGCTGTGAtttctctttttattaactctaggtaagtattaaaattatatattctaTTATACATGTTTATTTTCAGGTTGTTCGTCTGTCGATAACTGCGGTATAAGGTAAGTAAGATTCTGTTTTGTTCTTTAAAAGCTTCCTTTCTAAATCGTGTGACCTTTTAACTTTTATATTATTGGATTGTTGCAGGTTTGATCGGCAAGGAGAGGCGATTTCACCATGTTCCTGTTCTTCTTTTCTCTCTTTGACTTGGATTTGGATACAATACGATCCTTGCACTCTCGTATTCCTGTATTCAGCTGTTTGGAGTGAACTAAAGGTTCTTTTTTTATCTTGGAGAAATACTTCTTCTCTTCAAGTACCTGCGTGTGTAAGACGGTGACATTTTCATTTACATTTGCTGAATCTAGTGGGCCAGATAAAATCCACCCGAGCGTGGTGCGCTGAGCTAGTGGAAATCCATTTGGACCTTTCAGCAGTCCATCCATAATGATATGGCAATAAACCTTGCCTCCCAACAGAACATCTACTTCGTTGGGTGAACTATACGTTGGATCGGCCAACTTGATCTGCTTTAACACAGCCCACTCTGGAGCTACTACCTTCTCGCTTGGGAGGTAAGTAGTGATCTTCTTTACAACATACGCCTTCACTACAATACTGAAGGTTGGATCGGTGAGCGATTGAACTTTCAACTCAACTGCATATTTAGGGACCTCAGAGGTCTGTTCGCCACCTAATCCTGTGAGTGAACTCTCTATGGGAAATTTCTTTATCCCTAATGCTTTCACAACAGCTTCAGTGACAAATGAAGCCTGTGAGCATTGATCTACTAACGCGCGTCTCACCTGATAATCACCTGTCTGCGACTCAGCCTTTACCAGGGCTGTGGGTAATAAAGTTTCTTCTTTAGCAATCTCTGTCGCAAGGCAGTTGACTATCGGTGTGGTCTCTTTTTGTTTGATCTCTGGAGAGATGTGTGTGGCTTCCTCCGAAACACCTTCAGTTACCTGACCTATTTTCTCTAAATTGGCAGCTGAAGTTGGGACCTCCCTTGAATGAAGCAAGGAATGGTGCTTTCTGTGACAAATTCGACAACTAGTTGTTTTTTGGCAAAATCTAACAGTGTGATTACTCCCTAAACAATTGTAACACattctattttttgttacaaACTCGTGTCGTTTGAACAAATCTTGTTTTGCAAACTTCTTGCAAAAACACAGTTTGTGATGCTCTTTACAAAATTCGCACGCTAACACAGGTGCGCTAGCAATATGAAACACATTTTGTTTGGTTGAACTACTCGAAGGTTTCTCGTAAGCAGTGGTGATTTTATTCATGTTCGGCGCAATAAACTCTAGAGCTCTGTACCGGCTGGTTAAGAACTCTTTGAACTGATCAAAGGTAGGCAAAGCATCTGAAGCCGAGTTGGTTGCCACATGAAGCTCCCATTGCTTACGTGATTCTGGATCTAATTTTAATGTCAACAGATGTATAACTATGACGTCCCATGTGGAAACGTCAATGCCTATGTTAGACAGTGCACTCAAACAATCTGTTGATGTATCTAGAAGATCTTTAAGAAAAGCAGGAGATTCAGCAGCTGCGTTCTTTTGACTTAGTAACCGGGTGAGAGTGCAATGCGAtagatattttttgttattgtatCGTTGTTCTAACAAACTCCAGCATCGATTATAGTTAGAGTCTGATACGGGTATGTTGCGCAGCAACTGCTCTGCTTCTCCTGTTAAATAACTTTTTAGATATTGTAATTTTTGCACGCTATCTAAAGAGTTGTTGTTGTGGATCATTGATACGAATAAATCCCTAAATGTTGTCCACTCTTGATATTTCCCAGAAAAGTTAGGGATTGTTAATTTAGGCAGTTTTACAGAATTTGACCTAGTGAAAGAATTTTCTTCATTGTTGACCTTTGACTGACGTGAATTAAAACTTACAAATTCAGCCAATCCATCTTTTAGTTTACATCTATAATCTGTGTATTCATCCTCTGTTTTGTCATAAGTGTCCTCAATAATAAGTAACTTTTTGTTTTCATAAGTGCTAGATCATATGTACGCATCAACTCTTTGTGTCCTTGTCTAAATTCAGACCATAGCTGCTCTAGGGTGTCTAGTCGACTCTCTATGTAATGCTCCGTTATGCGTGCCTTGGGAAATTTTTCGAAATTAACTCGTGTCTTGAATATACGACTAGACAAGTCATTTTGAAAGTTTAACAATAGATCCATGATGTTTACAAATGACTAGATTTAAGCAAAACAGAGTTTGAATTGAACTTTATAGCACtgtaaaaatactataaaataaagtttaaaaaaaccataaaatatatttgaaaattTTACAAGTGTTTGAGTTTTGATACACTCTGAGCAAAATCGGGCATGGATTCCCCGTTCCAACAGGATTTTGCGAATTATTCTAAGTCTACTCTACTAAATTATTCTAAGTTAATATTCCATACAAACTACTACCAAATATTTTCTATGTCCATGTAAACAATTGAATTCTTCAAAGTAAATATCTTCTtgtaaataaagttcaaaattccATAGCAAAATAAACTGatatcacaaaataaacattgTTCACAAGGTTGAAAATCTCTtgagaaataattttaaaagtacTCACGATTCACACTTGACACACTCACTGAACTGACGCGTTGTGACGTCACACTTCGCTGATCTCCTTTTCCAGTTGCTGgtactagatggcgccacttgacCTCTCGAACTGCTGCCACTCGTATCCGCTTCCGTTTTTAGCTTCGGCTACTcgtcgctagatggcgctagcaACCTCAGCTAGCTGGAAACTCTACCCGGCCTTTGAAGCAGCGATCCACTGCTAAGCACGGGACGAAGTGCAATCCGCACTGAACTCTCAAAAAAGCCACTGGcttatccggttcgaaggaccatgtaCAATTTTGGACTCTGGTTTCGAAGGGAAAGCGTCAAATCAAACACCTCGTTTATTAGAAACAGTAGTATGTTTAATCGGGCTGAACTAAACTCCACACAAATCCTCTCaaagtacaaaaataaatttaaatatcttatgaAGTCCACGATAGACCACCGTTCGCTAGTTGTAGAAATCAAAAGTGACATCTACCGGGAAATTGAGTAAACCACATTAACTAGGCGTTTTATACAGTGACCTACAATGGTATCTGGTATCAATACTATTATCTTATATctaataatagggatgatgacaaacgttgaattttataacaaaatagatagcaaatgagcaatctatcacaatattgtgtatattaaaaaaacatatggaaataatacaaaaatacagcacatCAACCAGTACctcaaccatagagaaaaaaatacatagagtgctcactccatacatcagttttagtaccaaaaagactattagcatctagcatcgagtagcggaactatcagtactgctacttgacaatagatgtagcagtactgatagttccgctactcgatgctagatgtagatactgaaattaatagtctgaactgatgtatggagtgagcactcttgtcttacttatttctctatgcctcaactaaaagtttcaaaatttaagttttttttaaatttccaaaaacgaaataagagATAGACattagatcctaaaaacaaacctgattgattgataccataaatgaaaatgagtcatctagcctatttttaaccgacttcatagagaaataagtaagactgtatttttttctctatgccgacttccaaatctcaaaaggaggaggttataaatttggttgtatgtttttttttatgtttgttactcgatatccgtcattactggactgattttgaaaaatctttttttgtttgtatgtatatgcatacagattggtcccgttttgttcaaaacccagttctgatgatggaatccatgaggaatcgagggaactcctcaaatcttaaaggcatacattaTAGTGATTCTCgagtttttatcaacaaatcaagcatatgtacattcaaaaaagtgacatttgaggaagtggaactgctgatgatgatcagaacggaactcttcaacgacgcatagttcacttTTGGCGAATtatcctcttcgttatgtttgttaagcatgttaagtttttttaagccacatttttgtcaagcttgagttctgatgatagtagttaggtcatagagaaaaaaatacatagagtgctcactccatacatcagttttagtaccaaaaagactattagcatctagcatcgagtagcggaactatcagtactgctacatctattgtcaaatagcagtactgatagttccgctactcgatgctagatgtagatactgaaattaatagtctgaactgatgtatggagtgagcactcttgtcttacttatttctctatggttaggttagtcggtttttttcttttaaagattATAAAGAGTTCTTCCCCTGACAGGGATCGGGCGCGTGTGCTGCTGGGCGAGGGCTGGGAACGCGAGGGCCGACGGGTGCGAAACTATGTCGTGCACCCGGAATTTGGTGAGACGCTGAACAGCGTAGCCATAATCCATTTACGTCAACCAGTGCAAAATAGTGAGCATACTACTTGGCTATAAAATAATCtctagagtaggtacctaatataatcTGTaataataccatagagaaataagtaagacaagagtgctcactccatacatcagttcagactattaatttcagtatctacatctagcatcgagtagcggaactatcagtactgctatttgacaataaatgtagcaccgaccggaaagtcttatctcaacagcataagactttccggtcggtgctacatctattgtcaagtagcagtactgatagttccgctatttgatgctagatgctaatagtctttttggtactaaaactgatgtatggagtgagcactctatgtatttttttctctatgataatactaatatagtctgtcaagcaggatatgtcagtagcaatgaaaagcaaactaaagtatggtgtccctaggaaacgaacaaaaagcagcaatgtacatcgaacaacgatgaaatgtaaacaaaacggttccacagataagatataataaataacacgcgattttggaactGTTtggaacaattcaaacgtagtgttgctaacccgcgatttttcaaatttgcaggtacagaaaaacgttacggcgcgttacatgggggggaatggggggtcaaaaatgtccaaaaattgcgttacgtaatacttgaatgCTCCCTTGGCTAAAAATCGTCCTCGTCTGGACACGGCTTACTATAGTAACTTACCTTATCCTAACATTATAATTGACTGTTCCAAATGTTCGCACCTTGACCCGACGAGCAACGAAATTAAAGTGTGGTTATCAAATTAAAGTGTGGTTATCAAATTAAAGTGTGTTTATCAAATTAAAGTGTGTTTATCAAATTAAAGTGTGTTTATCAAATTAAAGTGTGGTTATCAAATTCCAGTTAAAATGATACGGCCAATTTGCCCCCCCCCCGAACGGATCCATGGACCTCGCATTTGGATATTGAAGTTCCACGACGGTaagtaaatataggtatagtctgtcaagccggatatgtcagtagcaatgtaaagcaaactaaagtatggtacccctaggaaacgaacaaaaagtaGCAATGTACATTGAACAACGatcaaatgtaaacaaaacagttccacagataagatacaaatgacacgcgatttttcAACAATTCAAACGCCtaagctaacctaacctaacccgcgatttttcaaatttgccgcctttttctactgacaagatttgcttgaccaagtttatatgtatagccggtcaaacaactatgtcagtagaaaaggtccgaaatcaaattttctatggtacGATTCCCCTTCgcgctaaattttttaaatttgccgcttttttctactgactgaAATGGCTTGGCAGACTTTAATTAATGCTTAAATTATTTCCTACTAGGAGTAAGTACTTCACCATAAAGCTAAAATACTAAATTCGTGGCAGCATAATCAACACATGTATCggtatacataggtaggtactacctatcatggtataataatatactccgcctggtactctctttcgacttgaccttgaccacgtgactgacacaagctaCGTCAttatgcgacagcgctatatgataatatgcgatagcgctatataaagtggcaatgttattgtgacgtaggcttgtgtcactctgggaagagaagaccatgttttatttattttataatatttatttatttattagacgATGCTACCTataatacagatgtagtgcattagtagattgttaaccaagggaggTAGTCACTGCGGtcgagcgccaatagtccgaggctgaaatgactcctttcacccgagttaaacactctacttttcatttcgaatacgaggaataACGGCATGAGTTTTTAAAAAAcgactaaatatatttttttatactatttcttgagggtatttaggtaaaataattttaaagtgtcgttaataaataaaattaaagtatcgttatttatggaataggGAGTTAAGGAAATTATCTAACAAATCCActtaaaaccaaatttcaattgtttatcttaaaaaaattaaaaaaatcgaacTTGGAAAattaaatgc
The DNA window shown above is from Cydia amplana chromosome 25, ilCydAmpl1.1, whole genome shotgun sequence and carries:
- the LOC134659462 gene encoding uncharacterized protein LOC134659462, which codes for MPKRKRDEAEEDKWRRRIKKYQAKLKEKQNVHRVVYSDDEHDIIEGKFKYLNVYYVINHGFLILLWHFTDHEEYERDTCYEPAGSAAQYDEYIYDDAIEDKLETESAILAAPASHVVQCTAEVHAEAENSAPSNTDVQKDLVPAETNTNDEITVVTEDFDPDLLRALGEFEPDTVEWGDNIHEDIAKHFQHILLNGLKKEAKEELHKKYLFPKNVPFSKAPTLNPEIAAMLTEASRNRDNRILAKQQQIGKALSGLGKAMNSLLKKEPNIAEAIRTLSDVGKLVADAHFAETETRRSVVIPLVDKSLIDPFKDRKRDSFLFGEKLGDLVKSSRGIKKTGQLIQAAPTASASSSGLNWRPPPSRPRLQRGGQLPYPGRGGGLRGYSYYQPRRRAPPAHNTAFRRQTQHPPPAPPPPRRQAAQAARPSANQPQT